Within Hyphomicrobiales bacterium, the genomic segment AGAATGTCGTAGACGAAGATATCCTGCATCGTGATCACGTCGCCCTGCAGCCCGATCACTTCCGAGATGTGGGTGATCCGCCGGTTGCCGTCGCGCAGACGCTCCACCTGTATGACCACGTCGACGGAGGAGACGATCATTTCCCGAATGGTCCTTGACGGCAGGGAATAGCCGCCCATGGTGATCATGCCTTCCAGACGCGACATGGCCTCGCGCGGCGAGTTGGC encodes:
- a CDS encoding CpaF family protein — its product is ANSPREAMSRLEGMITMGGYSLPSRTIREMIVSSVDVVIQVERLRDGNRRITHISEVIGLQGDVITMQDIFVYDILGEDENAHLIGRHRSTGIARPAFWERARYFNEEKNLAAALDSAEVMDIDGGGRRD